A DNA window from Ficedula albicollis isolate OC2 chromosome 1, FicAlb1.5, whole genome shotgun sequence contains the following coding sequences:
- the KDELC2 gene encoding KDEL motif-containing protein 2, whose protein sequence is MVYELRPAVQLPAELHPKPQVTRSSRGEVHTAPITCSPARPAERPQGEKHLGTGRAAAPSPLPIPQRLRGSARLRARSPLPQGLRGSARLRARSPFPQSLRGSARLRARSPFPQSLRGSARLRARSPFPQSLRGSARLRARSPFPQSLRGSARLRARSPFPQSLRGSARLRARSPFPQSLRGSARLRARSPFPQSLRGSARLRARSPFPQSLRGSARLRARSPFPQSLRGSARLRARSPFPQSLRGSARLRARSPFPQSLRGSARLRARSPFPQSLRGSARLRARSPFPQSLRGSARLRARSPFPQSLRGSARLRARSPFPQSLRGSARLRARSPFPQSLRGSARLRARSPFPQSLRGSARLRARSPFPQSLRGIAPGKRPAALLVLLGAAGPLLRAAEPAEPVSAERSLAWGPGLQAGLTVPVRYFYIQAVSAAGRNFSRSPPGKTQFKVVIKALSPKEVTRIYTPRPLDRNDGTFLMRYRMYGSVTKGLKIEILYGDQHVAQSPYILKEPVYHEYCDCPEEDPEVWQDMMSCPSQEPQITEDFISFPTIDLQRMLKEIPAKFSQTRGALVHYTILDNHIYRRSLGKYTDFKMFSDEMFLSLARKVRLPDVEFYLNVGDWPVEHRKANDTPGPVPVISWCGSVDSRDIVLPTYDVTHSTLETLRGVTNDLLSIQGNTGPFWENKTERALFRGRDSREERLHLVKLSKENPELLDAGITGYFFFREKEKELGKAQLMGFFDFFKYKYQVNVDGTVAAYRFPYLLLGDSLVLKQDSQYYEHFYIGLKPWKHYVPVKRNLEDLLEKIKWAKENDEEARKIAKEGQLMARELLQPHRFYCYYYKVLQKYAERQASKPEIRDGMELVPQPDDRDSVCSCHRKKPLREDL, encoded by the exons ATGGTTTATGAACTAAG GCCAGCTGTTCAGCTGCCGGCTGAGTTGCATCCTAAACCACAGGTAACGCGTTCTTCGAGGGGAGAGGTCCACACAGCCCCGATCACCTGCTCTCCAGCGCGGCCCGCAGAGCGCCCACAGGGAGAGAAACATCTCGGGACAGGCAGAGCAGCGGCTCCGAGCCCGCTCCCCATTCCCCAGCGGCTCCGGGGAAGCGCCCGGCTCCGAGCCCGCTCCCCGCTCCCCCAGGGGCTCCGGGGAAGCGCCCGGCTCCGAGCCcgctccccattcccacagtCGCTCCGGGGAAGCGCCCGGCTCCGAGCCcgctccccattcccacagtCGCTCCGGGGAAGCGCCCGGCTCCGAGCCcgctccccattcccacagtCGCTCCGGGGAAGCGCCCGGCTCCGAGCCcgctccccattcccacagtCGCTCCGGGGAAGCGCCCGGCTCCGAGCCcgctccccattcccacagtCGCTCCGGGGAAGCGCCCGGCTCCGAGCCcgctccccattcccacagtCGCTCCGGGGAAGCGCCCGGCTCCGAGCCcgctccccattcccacagtCGCTCCGGGGAAGCGCCCGGCTCCGAGCCcgctccccattcccacagtCGCTCCGGGGAAGCGCCCGGCTCCGAGCCcgctccccattcccacagtCGCTCCGGGGAAGCGCCCGGCTCCGAGCCcgctccccattcccacagtCGCTCCGGGGAAGCGCCCGGCTCCGAGCCcgctccccattcccacagtCGCTCCGGGGAAGCGCCCGGCTCCGAGCCcgctccccattcccacagtCGCTCCGGGGAAGCGCCCGGCTCCGAGCCcgctccccattcccacagtCGCTCCGGGGAAGCGCCCGGCTCCGAGCCcgctccccattcccacagtCGCTCCGGGGAAGCGCCCGGCTCCGAGCCcgctccccattcccacagtCGCTCCGGGGAAGCGCCCGGCTCCGAGCCcgctccccattcccacagtCGCTCCGGGGAAGCGCCCGGCTCCGAGCCcgctccccattcccacagtCGCTCCGGGGAAGCGCCCGGCTCCGAGCCcgctccccattcccacagtCGCTCCGGGGAA tCGCTCCGGGGAAGCGCCCGGCGgcgctgctggtgctgctgggcgCCGCGGGGCCGCTGCTGCGGGCGGCGGAGCCCGCGGAGCCGGTCAGCGCCGAGCGGAGCCTGGCCTGGGGCCCCGGGCTGCAGGCGGGGCTCACCGTGCCCGTGCGGTACTTCTACATCCAGGCGGTCAGCGCGGCCGGACGCAACTTCTCCCGCTCCCCGCCAG GGAAAACGCAGTTTAAAGTGGTAATTAAAGCACTTTCTCCAAAGGAAGTCACCAGGATTTACACCCCTCGGCCTTTGGATAGAAACGATGGTACATTCCTTATGCGGTATAGAATGTATGGAAGTGTCACAAAAGGCTTAAAAATTGAGATACTTTATGGTGATCAGCATGTGGCTCAGTCACCTTATATTTTGAAAG aACCAGTTTATCATGAATACTGTGACTGTCCTGAAGAAGACCCTGAGGTCTGGCAGGACATGATGTCCTGTCCATCCCAGGAACCTCAGATTACAGAAGacttcatttcatttcccaCCATTGACCTGCAGCGAATGCTTAAGGAAATCCCAGCCAAGTTCAGCCAAACAAGGGGTGCTCTTGTTCATTACACTATCCTGGATAATCACATCTACCGGCGCTCCCTGGGGAAGTACACAGACTTCAAAATGTTCTCTGATGAAATGTTCCTGTCACTGGCCAGGAAG GTTCGCCTTCCTGACGTGGAGTTTTACCTCAATGTTGGAGACTGGCCAGTTGAGCATCGGAAAGCTAATGATACACCTGGTCCTGTACCTGTCATCTCCTGGTGTGGCTCTGTGGATTCCAGAGATATCGTCCTGCCTACGTATGATGTAACCCACTCCACTCTGGAAACCCTGCGTGGAGTCACCAATGATCTCCTTTCCATTCAGGGAAATACAG GCCCcttctgggaaaacaaaactgagcGGGCTTTATTCAGAGGTCGGGACAGCCGAGAAGAGCGTCTCCATCTTGTCAAGTTATCCAAGGAAAATCCAGAACTACTAGATGCTGGAATAACTGGATATTTCttctttagagaaaaagaaaaagagctggggaaggctcagCTGATGGGCTTCTTTGACTTCTTTAAG TACAAATACCAAGTGAATGTAGATGGCACCGTAGCAGCTTACAGGTTTCCATACCTCTTGCTGGGTGACAGCCTGGTATTGAAGCAAGATTCCCAGTACTATGAGCACTTTTATATTGGATTGAAACCTTGGAAACATTATGTTCCAGTTAAGAGAAACTTAGAGGACTTgctagagaaaataaaatgggcTAAG gaaaatgatGAGGAAGCACGAAAAATTGCTAAAGAAGGACAACTAATGGCAAGAGAATTACTTCAGCCTCACAGGTTTTACTGCTACTATTATAAAGTGCTCCAG aaatatgcCGAGCGCCAAGCCAGCAAACCTGAAATACGGGATGGAATGGAACTTGTACCTCAGCCTGATGACAGGGACTCAGTGTGCAGTTGCCACAGGAAAAAGCCTTTAAGGGAAGATCTATAA